Proteins from one Bombus affinis isolate iyBomAffi1 chromosome 1, iyBomAffi1.2, whole genome shotgun sequence genomic window:
- the LOC126922710 gene encoding U6 snRNA-associated Sm-like protein LSm5, producing MTSSVSTNPSTLLPLELVDKCIGSRIHIIMKNDKEIVGTLLGFDDFVNMLLEDVTESEATPEGRRVTKLDQILLNGSNITMLVPGGEMPDT from the exons ATGACGAGTTCTGTCAGTACAAATCCATCAACATTATTGCCTTTAG AATTAGTTGATAAATGTATCGGTTCTCGGatacatattattatgaaaaacgATAAAGAAATTGTCGGCACCTTGTTAGGTTTTGATGATTTTGTAAATATGCTGCTCGAAGATGTGACAGAAAGCGAAGCAACACCCGAGGGACGAAGAGTCACCAAGCTTGATCAAATACTGCTTAACGGAAGCAATATCACAATg CTTGTACCTGGTGGAGAAATGCCTGACACGTAA
- the LOC126922586 gene encoding serine/threonine-protein kinase mos, which translates to MYKMASPQKLVTKFCNISPQILKNVDGRTLLSPKTPIKETYRKGIEKRNQLSPFNIDTPNRQKILKNGLPAKTGTCLGSGGFGTVYKALYKGDQVAAKVMQTEKCFNILKSEEHASLLRHSNIIKVLMIEQGASLSLITMELCGTTLQEYIEETVLTKTKRICILKDITCALQFCHNAGVIHADVKPKNILLSADGQPKLTDFGSSVLIEESNGINKFHGTPGYAAPEVIKENKLTPAADIYSLGIVAWQMLFRKLPFAGLHSHTIIYLSVKGHRPADDNIDDEFQGVYKTLYRQMWSQNATDRITTNEVISKIDMLLCS; encoded by the exons ATGTACAAAATGGCTTCACCTCAAAAATTAGTAACGAAATTTTGTAACATATCACCCCAGATATTAAAAAACGTGGATGGAAG AACTTTACTAAGTCCAAAGACTCCTATAAAAGAGACGTATAGAAAAGGTATTGAGAAAAGAAATCAACTGTCTCCTTTTAATATCGATACTCCCAACAgacaaaaaatattgaaaaatggtCTACCCGCTAAAACTGGTACATGTCTAGGAAGTGGAGGATTTGGTACTGTGTATAAAGCATTgtataaag GTGATCAAGTTGCAGCTAAAGTAATGCAAACAGAAAAATGTTTCAATATATTGAAGAGTGAAGAACATGCTTCTTTGTTAAGACATTCTAATATCATAAAAGTGCTAATGATAGAACAAGGTGCTTCTCTATCTTTAATAACAATGGAGTTATGCGGTACTACTTTACAAGAATATATAGAGGAAACGGTCTTAACTAAAACCAAAAGAATTTGTATATTAAAGGACATAACTTGTGCTTTGCAATTTTGTCATAATGCTGGTGTTATTCATGCAGATGTCAAGCCTAAAAATATATTACTGTCTGCAGACGGTCAACCAAAGCTTACAGATTTTGGTAGTTCCGTATTAATAGAAGAGTCAAATggaattaataaatttcac GGTACACCAGGATATGCTGCTCCAgaagtaataaaagaaaataaactgACTCCTGCAGCAGATATTTACTCTTTAGGAATTGTAGCTTGGCAAATGTTATTTAGAAAACTGCCATTTGCTGGATTACACAGTCATACGATTATTTATCTTTCTGTGAAGGGACATCGCCCGGCAGATGATAATATCGATGATGAATTTCAAGGTGTCTATAAAACATTGTATAGACAAATGTGGTCACAAAATGCTACAGATAGAATTACAACCAACGAAGTAATAAGCAAGATCGATATGCTACTTTGTTcttaa